The following nucleotide sequence is from Apodemus sylvaticus chromosome 2, mApoSyl1.1, whole genome shotgun sequence.
ATCTGGGCATTCTTAAACTACACTAATGATGAAGTCTTAGTTAGCTGCATACTTTGGTGTTGGCAGGAAGGATGAGTGGAGGTGGGGACAGGGAGTGAGCCTTGGTCTCATGTTTGCAGGTTTCTTATTGCTTTTTGGGTACCCAAGCCCGGTATAGCTTCTACGAcgggagaggaagcaggagggagtcgGGGTGGCAGGATGGGCCCTCAGCACTGGCTTTCTCTAGGCTAACAGGTTGTTTTTGCTTTACTAGCAGCCATGAGGTCCCGGCTTCTGTTGCCTGTACCCCATTTGCCGACGATTCGGGAAACTTCAGAAGAGCTATCACATGGGGCACCTGGGCAGGAACCCCCAGCCTCGCCCAGCCTGGATGACTATGTCAGGTGTATTTGCCAGCTGGCACAGCCCACCTCAGTGCTGGACACGGTCACAGCCCGGAGCCGTCCCAACAGACCCTGCCGCCCAGCCTGGACCAGAGAGAAAAGATGCCAGGCGGAGCCTCTAGCAGACAGCTCTCCCTGTTTCAGCAGCCTGCTGCCCACACTGCCTTCTCCCGGCACTGACAACCCTCTGGACTGGCTCTTTGGGAAGTCGCAGGAACAGCAGACAGATGGAAGAGATCTACCCAACAGGACCAGTTCTTCAGAGCACTGGGGTGTGCCCAGACAGACGGGCAAGGACACAGGGAGGCTGTGGGAGGCCAGGGTACCTGAGCACCCTCTGGGAAAAAAACCAGGGCAGGGGCACAGGACCTCCGACCTGAAAAGCTGGACTTCTAGAAAGCCCCGCCAGGCCTTAGTGTCCGTCGCCAGCTCCCACCCGGGCAGCATCCTTGGCACTCTCTATTCACATCTCCCAGTGATCCATGAACTCTGACCCCTCCCCAGAAAAAATCTCACAATAAAGAATATGGTGGATCCCTGTCGCCGTCCCAGCTTCTTTTTCCTGTGGTGGACACTTCCTGGCAGGTCTGCAGGGACTGGGCAATTCCTGGTGATACCCACCCTCTAAAGAGTGATGACAGTCTAGCTCCCACAATGCAACTTGACTGGTACCATCTGTGACTGGCTGGCCCGTGACCTTGAAGTGACTTAGTGTCTCTATTCCTTGTTTTTATCACAGTTAAAGTGAGAGTAGGCATAATGACCACCTCCCAGATGGCTCTAATGAGGAGATGTGGGCTGTGCTCTGGGTGGCGCGAGGTGTACTCTGGGTGGTCGCCACAGTCTCGAGAAACCAAGGGCAAAGGGCCAAGGGAAGGGTCTCAGCTCCCTAAAGCCCtggctttcaaccttcctaatggtgTGACCTTTTTAATACAGGTCCTCATGTTGTGtgaacccaaccataaaattatttttgttgctacttcataactgtaattttgttactgctatgattcataatgtaaatccttgtgttttccaatggtcttaggtgactcctgtgaaagagtcattcaaTCCCCAAAGTGGCCATGACTCAGGTTGAAAAACACTGTCCTAAAGGCTTCCAAGGAAGGGCCTGGTCCCTATGCTCTGCCTTCAAACATGTATTTCCAGAGGCCCAACAAAAGACACGAGGTCTCAGCGGATGTACTACTGTGTTTCAGAGGGACTGTCACCTAGGTACCCGGGGAACATGCTCCCTTGGCTCTGGGACCCACTTTGGGTCCCATGCTCAGGACCAAAACAGAATGCAGCACGCAGCCTGCAGGCTGGCACATACTGGGTCTAGTGGCCTCATGTCTGGTTTTCGTGCATGTCCCCACCAGCTTCACCCAGGCCCTGTTACACAAAGGGGCACAGCAGGCAGTTGTCCAACCCCCTTATCCTGGCTAAGTCTGGATGTCCAGACCAGCACCGAGCACCCCCAGCCCAGAGAATTTCAGCTCCTGGAGGCATCTACCAAGCAGGAGGTTGAAGGCGGCGAGTCAGTGATGGGAGGGCTTCCTTTCTCAGAGGGGTGGGTGTGGT
It contains:
- the Depp1 gene encoding protein DEPP1 — translated: MRSRLLLPVPHLPTIRETSEELSHGAPGQEPPASPSLDDYVRCICQLAQPTSVLDTVTARSRPNRPCRPAWTREKRCQAEPLADSSPCFSSLLPTLPSPGTDNPLDWLFGKSQEQQTDGRDLPNRTSSSEHWGVPRQTGKDTGRLWEARVPEHPLGKKPGQGHRTSDLKSWTSRKPRQALVSVASSHPGSILGTLYSHLPVIHEL